One window of Botrimarina mediterranea genomic DNA carries:
- a CDS encoding type 1 glutamine amidotransferase domain-containing protein has product MNKYDADQLKGKKVAVLATDGFEQDELTQPRDAVIDSGGEAFVVSLEMGEIQGKHHDQLGDKIPVDRIVSESSADEFDALILPGGLKNPDTLRQDADAVRFVTEFFKQHKPVAAICHGPWLLVEADVVEGRKVTSYPSVRTDLINAGANWVDEECVCDEGLVTSRTPADLNAFCAKLVDEIAEGKHAGQTA; this is encoded by the coding sequence ATGAACAAGTACGACGCCGATCAACTCAAAGGGAAGAAGGTCGCGGTGCTCGCCACCGACGGCTTCGAGCAGGACGAGCTTACCCAACCCCGCGACGCCGTCATCGACTCGGGCGGTGAAGCCTTCGTCGTCTCGCTCGAGATGGGCGAGATCCAAGGCAAGCATCACGATCAACTCGGCGACAAGATCCCCGTCGATCGCATCGTTAGCGAATCGAGCGCCGACGAGTTCGACGCCTTGATCTTGCCCGGCGGTCTCAAGAACCCCGACACCCTGCGCCAAGACGCCGACGCCGTGCGTTTCGTCACCGAGTTCTTCAAGCAGCACAAGCCGGTCGCCGCGATCTGCCACGGGCCGTGGCTGCTCGTCGAGGCCGACGTGGTCGAAGGCCGCAAGGTGACTTCCTACCCAAGCGTCAGGACTGACCTCATCAACGCCGGCGCGAACTGGGTCGATGAAGAGTGCGTCTGCGACGAGGGCCTCGTCACCAGCCGCACGCCCGCCGACCTCAACGCCTTCTGCGCGAAGCTCGTCGATGAGATCGCCGAGGGCAAGCACGCCGGGC